The following nucleotide sequence is from Ahniella affigens.
GTTGGTCTGGATCCACAGGTAGGCGCCGCAGCATCAGCTCGTGTTGACCGACTGACAGATTGCGCACATCGATGAACGCGATGGCGCCACGTTGCTGGCTGTCTGGGTCGGTCGCGGCAATCAGGGTCACTGGCTGCGGCGCGCCATCAAGCCTTGGTTCCAGCATGCGCGCCAAGCAGCTCAGCCCCTCACCTTGGTTCCGCGCCGTTTCAGTCATCGCCTCAGGGCAGTGCGCCTGCATTGCGGCATTGAGGTTTCTTGGCCGATAGGGCACGAACAGTCGCAAGGTCTTGCCGCTCACCAAAGGTGACGGGATGAACGGCGATACGACCACGCCATCCTGGTTGCGTCGATCAGCGTAGTGACCGTCAAACAGCAGATGATCCGCATAGGCCGTGCGCTTTGGCAGACCATCGAAGGCGCCATTGTCGAAGACCGATGCACGCATGACGATGCCCGTCGCGACGATCATCATCACCACTGCGATCAACAGCGAGATGCCAGCCATCGCCCACCGCGTCGGCATGTGCGACACCGCAATGGCCAACAAAGGATTCTGATTCCGACCAAGGCCAATCCGTTGATAAAGGCCAAGCACGTATCGAATCACGGTACCGATTGCTGTCCCCTGGATCCGCTTGCCGATCGTGGCATCGAGCCAGGTTGCCAGAATCAAGGGTACGCCGATACCGGCCAGCGTCCACCAGTAAACCGTAGCGATCAGGTCCATCGGCCAATCCTGATGCTGCGCCACCAAGAGCAGCACGGCCAGGAAACCGACGATCACTGCGGGGCCAACCATCATCAGCGCCACGGCGAAGCCCACTCCAAATACCCAGGTCGCCCGGTTGTCGGCACGCTCGATCAGATCCGGAATCGGCACGGCGTGCTTCTCGCCAATTTCAGTACCAATCGGCGCACGCAGCCGGAACTGGTCCCAACGGATGCCATCGGGATACACCGAATTCAGCCCAACCAGCGCGACCCAGTAGCCGCGCATCAGGAGATGGAGCACAAACGTCGCCGCCAGGACCAATACCGAAAATTGCACATACAGAAACAACGTCACGAGCGCCTGCTGCACTGCCATCTCGTTCTGTGAAATCGCCCAGATGCTCCATCCTTCGACCGTCCCAGTCAGTTGCAGCAAGCCAAAAACCGTGGCACCGGAGATCAGCAGCTCCATGTCCCAGGTCGGCGTGGTGCGTTTTGGCAATTCGTGTTCGGGGGTATCTGACATCGTTCGCATTCCGGTAAACACCCGGATTGAGACCGAATCCAGCAACGGATGCAAGGTGTTCCGGCAAATCAAGCGAGTTGACAGCATGGGTCAGCTGCGGCGAGCCGATGCCGTTAGCCCGCGCATGCTGGCTATACTCCCGGCACTTTGTCCGGAGCTGCCATGAGCCAAGCCACCACTGCCAATGAACTACTCGGCCACCCGAAAGGCCTGTACGTCTGCTTTCTGACCGAAATGTGGGAGCGCTTCGCGTTCTATGGCATGAAGGCTTTGCTGCTTTTGTACCTAACCAAGTACCACCTGTTTCCGGACGCCGACGGCTATGTGCTCCTCGGCACTTATGCTGGCCTCGCCTACGCGCTGCCTTTGATTGGCGGCATGCTGGCCGACCGCTATCTCGGCATGCGCAAGGCCGTGGTCTTCGGCGGCCTCTTGTTGGTGCTCGGACAACTGGGCATGGCTTATACCGGCCATGCGGCATCGGGCTCAGTCGACAACGCCACGCGCGACAATACTGCGGTGCAGGTGATGTATCTCGCACTGGCGCTGATCGCCGTGGGGGTCGGGTTTTTGAAGCCGAATATTTCGACGATCGTGGGTCGGCTCTACAGTGAAAATGATCCGCGCCGGGACGCGGGCTTCACGATCTTCTATATGGGGATCAATGTCGGCGCCATGCTGTCGTCGATCATCTGCGGCTTCATTGGCGAGAAGTATGGCTGGAGCTGGGGCTTTGGCATCGCCGGCGTGTTGATGCTGTTCGGCTTAGCCCAGTTCTTGCTCGGACAAAACCACTTGCACGGGCATGCCGAGCCGCCTGATACCGAGAAGCTGCGGGCACGCCGCTTCGGACCGCTGTCTACCGAATGGATGATCTACCTGAGCGCGCTCGTGGCGGTGGTGGTGTTGCAGCAGGTGCTGCAGATCAAGCTGAGTTTTGCCTTCCTGACGGCGCTGGCGGGCGGTCACGAGGTAACGCTGACTGAAGTGGTGGCGACGGCCATGGGCCTTGGCCTGCTCGTATGGTTTGTCTGGTTTGTCAGCAAGATCACGCCGGCTGAGCGCGGTCGCATGATTGTCCTGATGGTGCTGATCGTCATCAGCGCCGTGTTCTGGGCGCTCTATGAGCAGACGTACGGCTCCTGGGTGGCCTTTACCGACCGCACCATGAATCCGGACTTGTTCCCGCAGTTTGTCCGACGTGATGGCAGTACCACCATGCCCTGGTCAACGATGTCGCTGGTCTTGATTCCGGGCGGCGTGCTGCTGGCCATGCGCATCCAAGGGACCGCCCAGAAGTTGCTGCTCGGTCTGACCCTGGCCGGATCATTGTTGTTCCTGCTCCACGACATTCTGATCGTGCCGCAGAACGCGGGCTCGCTGACGTTCCTCGGCGCACTGTTCGTTGTGCTGCTGACACCGCTGTTCGCCTGGCTCTGGCCCGTACTCGACCGACTGAAACTGAATCCCAGCGCATCCGCCAAGTTTGGCTGGGGCCTGATCTTCGCCGGGTTGTCATTCGGCGTCCTGGTACTCGCTGCGCGGAGCGTCGGTGCTGACGGCCTCGTGTCGGTATGGTGGCTGGTACTCGCCTATCTGGTTCTCGAAATCGGCGAAATGGCGCTGTCGCCAGTTGGTTTGTCGGCGGTGACCACGCTGTCGGTTCCGCGCGTGGTGGGGCTCATGATGGGCGCTTGGTTCCTGGCTTCGGCATTCGGCGAAATGCTGGCCGGCCGCCTCGGGACACTCGCTGCCATGGACCCGACAACCGAGCGCAGTCAGGCGCTGTTGACGTTTGGCAATTCGTTCCTGGTGCTGATGTTCGTGGGGCTCGCGTCGGGTGTCCTGATGCTGCTGCTGACGCCCATGATGAAGCGGCTCACGCAAAGCTCGTAATCCAAGGGACGTCGTCGCGAGTCGATAGCTTGGGTTTCAGGCGAAGTCAGAACCGCCTGCATTGGCCGGGGCCAGACGGCCCCGATCACGTGGTCAGCCACCCGTCCCGGGTGCCGTAGCCGTTCGCGCGTCGATGCCCTGGCATACGGAGCCTTGCCAGCACTGCAGACCCATCGCGAGCACGGACCACGGCTCAGTCCTTACCCCAGAAACAAGTAGGCGCAAGGGCCTGATCGGCTCCTTGCGCCCGCTGGCACAACAAATGTTCGTGGCTAGCTCAGAGCGAGTTGCGACGTAGCGCGACGAAGCCCAATGCCAAGAGCATGCCCATGACGGCAAGCAACACACGTCGATCCATCATCGGCACGTCCCGGTTGACCGGTCCGGCCGCTGCCGCGTAATTGACCACTTGCGCGAGTTCAGCTGGCGACATGCAGCTCGCAGCATTCCCAGACAAGGCCACCAATTGCGCCGCCTTGGCGGCGGCATCGGCGCGGCTTGGCTGGCCGCTGGAGAAGGTCACGACGTTGACGGTCTGGCCCGACTGGATGTTCAGCACATAGTGCCAAAACGGCCGATCGTCGCCGTTCGTAAAACTGATCCCGCCCGCACTTACCGCCGCGCCTGGCCCGCCAAACACATGGGCCAAACGAGGATCCGATGTGCTGACGCCACTGTAGTTTTGGAACGTGGTCACCCACTGATCCGCATCAGTAACCACCGCGTCGCCGGAACTCGTCCGATCAATCAGCGTATTGGCGTCCGAACCCAGATCATTCGCCGTGATCAGGTTGATGGTTGCGGCGCTCGCGCTGGTGTTGGTGATCAAGGTCTGCCACCGAATGAACTCGTCATTGAGCGGCACGAACACCTTACGCGACACGACAATATTCGGATAGACCGATTGGCTCGGGAACAAGATCTGCCGATTGCTGCACGAGGCATCCAAAGTGGGCGGACCATTGTTGAAATACGCTTCATAGTTGAAGCCATTGATCGATTTGCCGCCGAGGCCGGCGTCGCAGGGCCCGGTGCCGCCATTGTTCGACAGGCAGATACCGGAATAACCGTCATAAGCGTCTTCGAGCGTGGCCTGCTCGGTCCCGCCGTTCATGGTGGTCGCCGTGACGGCCGCCGTGTAGCTCGCTTCGCCAACGGCACCCGAATCGGACGACGTCGCGATCGATGAGCCAGCATCGGACAACACCTGATAGTCGAGGCCACTGTCGTCAATCAGTGACAACGCCGGAAAGCCACGGGTCACGCCGTTCAGCTGTTTCCCTGTCGTCTGGCTCTTCTTGTCACCCAACTGCAAGTGCCCGCGGTCTTTCTCCAGGGACGTCACATCCGCCCAGACGCCCGAGCTGAGCACCAACGCACCCAACATACAGCTCAACTGCAACCTCATGGTCATCTCCCAATTTACCAATCTTGAAGTGTGCCGACAGTGTGTGACACCCGCAAGCAATTCACGCCAAATTTGTGCAACGTCAACGTAGCAAGCAGCATGCAACGGAACGGTGTGTTGGAATTGTCCCGGCGGGACATTATTGATCAATCCCGTTGCACCGGCATTTGATCCGGGCACACGATTCGAGCCCAGGCACAGGCCGCAACGCCGGCCGGCGTGTTGCGTGACGCCAGCAGCATGCAGTTCAAACGAAACCACATTGGCTGCTGCGCCGAATCAATCCTGATGCATGGGCGCCGCGTGTTGGGCCGGTGCCCGCGCGCGCGCATCGCGTTGCATACGTTGCCGCAGTTCTGGCGCATCCAGGACAGCCTGCCAATCGGAGTCGGTACCGATGAGCTGCGCCACCGCGGGCTCAAGTTTCAGCGCCGCATCCAATGACGGCAACGCCGCCTGCAACCCGCTGGTCTGTAACACGAGACAGGCGCGGTTGTAATGCCCCACGTACGCGTCGGGACGCAGACGTATAGCCTTGTCCAGATAAGACAACGCAAGTTCGGGCTGAGCGGCGCGGCGAGCGCTGGCTCCCGCTTGCAGCAGCGTCCGGAAATCGTCCGGCCGACCCCGCAAGCTCTGCTGGTACGACTGGAGTGCGGCTTCAAACTGGCCGTTTTCAAAGTAACGGTCAGCGAGCAAGCGATAGACACCCGGAAAATCCGGATCGATTTCCAACGCTTGGGTGATATAGGTCTCGGCTTCCAGGTCATTGCCTTCGATCATGCTGATCAGCGCCAGGCCACTCAGCGCCTCGACGAAGGTCGGCGCGATCTTCAAGGCCGACTGAAAGTAATTCGATGCCTGCGCCATGTTGCCTTGTCGCAGCTCCAGATTAGCTAGCGCGCCGAGAACCCGGAATTCCTGGGGGTTGTCGGCAATCAGGGTCAAATACTCGTGGCGGGCGGCGTCGACTTTGCCTTGCCGCAGCAGCGCAAACGCCAAAATGCCGCGGGCCGTGGCATGCCCGGGCACTTCCGCAAGGATCTGGCGAACGAGCCCCTCGGCCTCGGGCCATTGACCCTTCTGACCAGCTTTGCGGGCCGCATCGAGCTGGTTGTAAATGACAATACCGTCCTTCGGATCCATGCCCGCAACAGCCTGCCGCTCGGCCGAACTCTGCAGATAGCCGAGCGATTGCAGCATTTCGACCGATTCCTGGCTGAGCGGATTCGCCCCGGCTTCATGGGCATGCCGTTTGGCGTCGGCGAACACGTCTCTAAGCGCAAGCTCCAGGTTGTTTGCGATCAACGCGTTGCTCGGAACGCCGAATACATTGCTTCGTTCATCCGGATCAATCTGCAGGTTATAGAGCTCAGGACGTGGCGCCTCAATATACGTAAAGTGGTCTTGGCGTATCGCATGCAACGGCGCCATGCCAAAACCAACCTCCGACAACAGTGACTCGGAGTACAACGGCCGATCGGCGTCGCCCGTAGCCGGAATGGCGCGCAGGTCGCGCCCGGGCAAATCACGCGCTGGCAACCCCAGCGTGGCGAGGATGGTCGGCAGAATGTCGATGTGGTGCACAGGCGTGCTGACGCGTCTGGATGCTGGAAACCGCGACGGCAAGCGAACAATCAGCGGCACATGCGTGGTGGCGCGATACACGAATACGGCATGTGTCTTCTCGCCATGCTCGCCAAGACTTTCGCCATGATCAGCGGTGACGATGATCAGCGTGTTATCGAGCACACCGGCATTGCCAAGCGCATCAATCAGGCGCCCGAGATGCTGGTCGGCGAACGTGATCTCGGCGTCATACGGGGTGGCCGCAATGTCTGCGATACCGCCCGGCGCCAAATGCGGCTCGTGTGGATCGAACAAGTGCACCCAAGTAAAGAACGGCTTTCGCGTTGCCGGGTCGGACTGCTTCCAGCCATCGAACCAAGCCAGCGCCCGATCAATGGTTTCCGGCGCTTGCCGCTCGCGGATCATGAACAGATTCGGGTCTTCTTCCGACCACAGGGCATCATCGTAAAGCTGAAACCCTTGCTGAATGTTGTAACGCTTGGCCAAGACCACGGCAGACACGAAGGCTTGAGTCTGATAACCCGCTTCGGCAAGGAGCTCGGCAGCCATATCCACGCTGTCCGGCACGGCATACGCGCCATTGTCGCGGACGCCATGACTTGGCGGTAGCAACCCGGACAGGATGGTGGTGTGCGACGGCAACGTGATCGGCGCAGACGACAGCGCCTCCTCAAACAGTGTGCCTTGCTTGGCCAGCGCGTCCAATGTCGGGGTCTTCGCCAAGGGGTATCCATAAGCGCCAACGTGGTCAGCGCGCAGGGTGTCAATACTGACCAACAGTACATTCGGTCGTGGCTGGGCTTGGGGCAGAAGGTTGAGACCCACCGCCAAG
It contains:
- a CDS encoding sulfatase-like hydrolase/transferase, with translation MPRIVWIALIALIALAVGLNLLPQAQPRPNVLLVSIDTLRADHVGAYGYPLAKTPTLDALAKQGTLFEEALSSAPITLPSHTTILSGLLPPSHGVRDNGAYAVPDSVDMAAELLAEAGYQTQAFVSAVVLAKRYNIQQGFQLYDDALWSEEDPNLFMIRERQAPETIDRALAWFDGWKQSDPATRKPFFTWVHLFDPHEPHLAPGGIADIAATPYDAEITFADQHLGRLIDALGNAGVLDNTLIIVTADHGESLGEHGEKTHAVFVYRATTHVPLIVRLPSRFPASRRVSTPVHHIDILPTILATLGLPARDLPGRDLRAIPATGDADRPLYSESLLSEVGFGMAPLHAIRQDHFTYIEAPRPELYNLQIDPDERSNVFGVPSNALIANNLELALRDVFADAKRHAHEAGANPLSQESVEMLQSLGYLQSSAERQAVAGMDPKDGIVIYNQLDAARKAGQKGQWPEAEGLVRQILAEVPGHATARGILAFALLRQGKVDAARHEYLTLIADNPQEFRVLGALANLELRQGNMAQASNYFQSALKIAPTFVEALSGLALISMIEGNDLEAETYITQALEIDPDFPGVYRLLADRYFENGQFEAALQSYQQSLRGRPDDFRTLLQAGASARRAAQPELALSYLDKAIRLRPDAYVGHYNRACLVLQTSGLQAALPSLDAALKLEPAVAQLIGTDSDWQAVLDAPELRQRMQRDARARAPAQHAAPMHQD
- a CDS encoding peptide MFS transporter; the protein is MSQATTANELLGHPKGLYVCFLTEMWERFAFYGMKALLLLYLTKYHLFPDADGYVLLGTYAGLAYALPLIGGMLADRYLGMRKAVVFGGLLLVLGQLGMAYTGHAASGSVDNATRDNTAVQVMYLALALIAVGVGFLKPNISTIVGRLYSENDPRRDAGFTIFYMGINVGAMLSSIICGFIGEKYGWSWGFGIAGVLMLFGLAQFLLGQNHLHGHAEPPDTEKLRARRFGPLSTEWMIYLSALVAVVVLQQVLQIKLSFAFLTALAGGHEVTLTEVVATAMGLGLLVWFVWFVSKITPAERGRMIVLMVLIVISAVFWALYEQTYGSWVAFTDRTMNPDLFPQFVRRDGSTTMPWSTMSLVLIPGGVLLAMRIQGTAQKLLLGLTLAGSLLFLLHDILIVPQNAGSLTFLGALFVVLLTPLFAWLWPVLDRLKLNPSASAKFGWGLIFAGLSFGVLVLAARSVGADGLVSVWWLVLAYLVLEIGEMALSPVGLSAVTTLSVPRVVGLMMGAWFLASAFGEMLAGRLGTLAAMDPTTERSQALLTFGNSFLVLMFVGLASGVLMLLLTPMMKRLTQSS